The following is a genomic window from Miscanthus floridulus cultivar M001 chromosome 14, ASM1932011v1, whole genome shotgun sequence.
tttttcttttcgtctacatttaatgctccatgcacgtgccgcaaacattcgatgtgacagatactgtagcaactttttagaagttagggtaaaactaaacaagggctaaacaaAAAAATGTTCCAGCTATGCATGTTTGGCAATCGCAAGGCTTCTCTGTAAACCCTAAAGAATAGTAAAATATCTTGTGAAATGTGATCCATCAAGCCAGAATATGGGCACCCACCGGGGAAAAAGAGCAGTGAAATGACATCTTCTACTAAAGTCCCCACACCATAAAACAGGATAAACCGATACATTGTTACACAGCAAAGGAACCATCAACAACAAAAGAGCTCACCATGATGGACTAATCTGCCAGAGGTAGCAAAAcgtacccaaaaaaaaaaagttgtccCAATCACATTGGTTGGCCTCGTGATAtaactaatcaagtttctttttttttttggtagcaATCAAGTTTCTTTTATAGCCTGTTTGCTTCTCCGTTGGTGTACATCCCAGTTGAATACCCGAGCAATTGTTACCTGACCAAGATATCATTCGAAATTATAGGTATGAGACCATGGTATAATCATTGCCGGATCATGCAAACTAAGATCATTTAAGCTAGTCATAACAATTTTACCTGAGTGATGGTTTGCTGGTCTCGCAAGAACTGAAGATCAGCAACAAGGACTTCTAAGCTGGCCTTGGCATTTTCCAAGTTTTTCTTCAAGAGGGCATTTGCCTGCAAAAGTTCAGGAAATAAGGGGGATGGACGAAAACAAAAGTCACACCGAAAACACGGATGCTCATTGTTTAATAACCTCATCGCAAGAGTACTCCAGCATCACATTTGCACCCAACCACAGGCACACTGAGTCAGTATCCTCAATTTTTGCACGGGAGTAGATCCCCTCGGATAATTCAAAATCAGCTATGAGTGCCTGCATCAGTTAATTGGAAACCATGGATAGTTAGCTTTCACTGAGACAATTGTTTTTCTCAAGTCCGGTCCAAACTAGAATCCATCATGATTTTAGCTTAAAAGAAGCTATTGAGAAGCCTACAGCTTAATTTCCTGCAAATGTGCACTATGTGCAGAGGCGGAACCAGCGATTTTGATTAAGGGGGGCCGAACAAATATGATGACACCTCTAAGTATGATAAATATACAcataaatgtatgtttcaagaacttttcaagtgtttttacatGTGCAGTTAGTATTCATAACGAAAAATCATAATCTTGTGATGAAAAATAGGTGAATTGATGATTTTATGTGCTATCCAGTGACTATGTGTAGACAATAGGCAAGTTTAAATGGCACTGCAGATGAAACAATTTGACATGTATGTAATGCAAGCATATGAAACCCCTGGTGCAGTACCTTTTCCAATCATAAAATTCCTTGGGTTGGGTGCTTTACTGAGAATTCAATGTTTCATGTACTTTTCATGCTTAAATCTTTATACAACATTCAGTTACTAACCAATAAGAGTTGCAGAAAGTACACAATAAACAAGTAGAGTAAAATTTGAGATATAGAGGATCTAAAGTTTCTAGGTAGCAGAACACAAGGTAAAGGAACCAATGGACCATGTAAAGCGTCAAAACTGAACATTTTATAGGCCTAAGTGCTAGAGTACAGCCCCAACAATAGTGCCATCATCATGATAGAAGACGAAAAGAAAGTAGATAACTCAATTCTAGGAAATTGTACAAACCTCACCCAAATCCTTTTTAGCTTGTAATGTTGCAACAATATCCAAGCACTTCTCTATATCAGGAATCTTTGCCTGTCAACAGAATAGAGGCTACTATGTTACATCTGATTGCTAACATAAGTAAAACTTATCAAAGTGATTAACTGTTAGTCTGTTCCATGAAAAGCAATTGTATTTTCTACCACTAATCCAATACTCCATTCTAAAACATAGCTTAGTTTTGTCCTAGATAATAGTTTTCTAACATTGACCAAGTTTGTAGAAAATACACCAACATGTAGAACATCAAGTAAGTTTAATTAAATCCAAGATGAAATATGTattgatagtgcatttatttgataCTCCTTGTCCAGTTTTGTTCGTTGCCTAAGGTCCAGAAAAGTTTCCAAGTATGATCAGTGAACAGCTGTGCTAAGGAATACCAGGGCTTGTGTCGGAATCATGAAGAAATTATGAACTTCTGGGAGCTATCACCTATCGCTAAGAGGTTCATGATGAAAGCCTTAGATGTAAAACCAAATCTTCACACTTTCACCCATACACTTGGACTTTTAGGCAACACTAAGTTTACTAATCATGTGAATATCATAGAACAAACAAGCAAACCCATAAAAATCTTAAGGAAAATAATATGAGCACCTGAAGATCCCTTTGTTGTGCTAGAAGCTTCATCTCCACTATTTTGTACTGCTGCAACCTAAGCAAAATGGAAAACACATGTTATGTTTCTCCTCAAAATAAGCACGACAGATGAAAATTTGAACATTCACAGAGAAAGACTATTTAGCCACAATCTGAAAGAAAGTCCTTTGAAAAGAAATTAGAATGAACTAATCTCAACCATGTCTGCCCTGATTGCATCGAAGGTTCCTCCAAATGAGCACACTAGCTCTAGTATTGTTAGTTTATTAGCTCTAAAAAAAATCTCAGGATCCCAAGGCCAACAGAAATCATTATTCGAGCACATTAGTACAATAGAGATTCAGATTCAAAATACTATGACGGTACATTCTGAACCCTAAAATTGCTATGTAATTAACTCTTATTTTGGTACACTGTACGCATGGCAAGGATTAGGAGCCAATCTCCCAAAATACAGAAGCTGATCCCTAGGCGATGTTTTCTTCCTCCACTATGCGGGTGACAATCTCCAGACTGCCAGAGCCACACAACAATATAAAGTTCAGTTCAACACAGGCACACATCAATTCTGTCATGTTTCATGCCTATTAATGGTCTTCCACTAGGAATGAAAACGATTGAAAACGGTAAGGAACTGTACTATAGTACGAAAAAAATGGTCGGTAAAGGATTTCCCCATATTTATGAAATTAACTACTCCCTCCGCCccaaaaagaatgtaattctaggTTTGGGacaagtcaaacttttttaagtttgaccaagtttatagaaaatagtatcaatatttatgtctTCAGATAAGTTAACTgtacaaatatatttcataattaatctaataatacttatttggcATCATAAATGTTTGTATTTTCTCGTATAGATTTGGTCAAAATTGAAAGTGTTTGACTCCTTGGGaagtgagaattgcattctttttgggacagagggagtaataagAAAACAGTTATGCTCAAATAAGAAAATGACAAACTTTTTTGTTTGGTAAAAACAGAAACGGTCGAAAACATTCTCATAATACGGAAAACAATATCAGAAGGTATGGGAATTTCCCATACTACTTTCAACCCTATCTTCCACTAAACAGTAGTAGCTACAAATACACAGTATGCATTCACACATTATGGAAAGCATATGATAATGACAGCGCTTCTCCTCATGCCCCAGCACTCAGTCTTGTCGGGTCTGGCATCAGACGATAGCCACAAGTTTAGCACCCGGACAATGGAATCAAAAAGGTATCACTGGATATATGGGCTGCTGTACTAGGCGAGGATATATAGCCTTGACACTTCCAAAGCACGTAACACCTTACACGAAGTTTTAATGGAAAAACATTCAAGCCCCCTGCGTCCTTTCCATCACATGTTGCATAAAAGAACAGCAAATGCCCGCAAGATCACAGAAACAGATGTCAGGACAGTTTTCACATAAAAACACTTGACAAGGTAGGAATAAACCAAAAGGGTGCCAATTCAGAATGGTATGATTAAATACCATGGATAGGACAGAA
Proteins encoded in this region:
- the LOC136504929 gene encoding prefoldin subunit 3-like codes for the protein MAAAAASASASTPQGVAERRGIPAAAFVEDVEAYLRQAGLDVNSALAFLQERLQQYKIVEMKLLAQQRDLQAKIPDIEKCLDIVATLQAKKDLGEALIADFELSEGIYSRAKIEDTDSVCLWLGANVMLEYSCDEANALLKKNLENAKASLEVLVADLQFLRDQQTITQVTIARVFNWDVHQRRSKQAIKET